The nucleotide window TAACGTAAAGGTATAGGTTCAAATCCTATCGCGAGTTATTTTAAAAATTGCCTGTGTAACTCAATAACAGAGATTAGTCATTAAAATTATGTGTTGCGGGTTCAAATATCACCACAGGCGAATTTTGTAAGGGTGCGTAATCTGTTCAAAGGCAAGAATCTTAAACTGACAAAGTCAGGACTATAATAACCGAATTGTGTCTGGCAGGGGGTAACTAAGGTTAAAATAGTTGGTTCCGGCGTCTTAATGGGGAGCGCACCCCTTTTCTTTTGTAGCAAAAATCGCTTAAATAGCGATTTTTTTATTTAGTTTTAATTTTAATTTTTTATTAAATCTAAAAAATCCTGTTCATTTAAAATTTTAACTCCTAACTCTTGAGCTTTGTCAAATTTTGAACCTGGATTATCACCAGCAATTACAAAATCAGTTTGCGAACTTACGCTCGAAGAGATGTTGCCACCTAATTCGCGAATTTTTAATTTAGCTTCATCCCGGGTTAAATTTGGCAAACTACCAGTTAACACAAAAGTTTGTCCAGTTAATTTTTTACTAATTTCTTGTGGTGATTGAATTTTAACACCTGAATTTATTAAACGCTGAATTAAATCTAAATTTTTATCATCGTTAAAATAATCATAAATACTTTTAGCTACTACCGAGCCAATATCGCGTAAATTTTCTAATTCTTCTAAACTGGCTTGTTGAATTTTGTTTAATTTTTTAAAATGTTGAGCTAAAACTATAGCTGTTTCTTCGCCCACGTGTCGAATGCCTAAGGCAAAAATAAAACGCGCTAAAGAAATTGTTTTACTCTTTTCAATGGCTTGAACCAGATTATCGGCTGATTTTTCAGCAAAACGCTCTAAAGGCTTTAAATCTCCTTGAGTTAAATTAAAAATATCAGCCGCATCGCGCACTAGACCTACATTCATTAATTGATTAATAATTTTAGGTCCCAAACCGTCAATATCAAAAGCCTGGCGCGAAACAAAATGATACAACTCGCGCTGACGAATAGCAAAACAATTTTTATTAGTACAATAATAAGCCACTTCACCAACCGGTTGAATAATTTGACCGTCACAAAAGGGACAAGTTTTGGGCATATGAAATTTTTTTTCATGGCCAGTTCTAAAATCAACTAAAACTTTAACTATGTCTGGAATCACGTCACCCGCTCGTTGGATAATAACCGTGTCACCAATTCTCACATCTAAACGTTCAATTTCGTCCATATTATGTAAAGTGGCTGATGAAACCATCACTCCTCCGACTTGAACGGGTTTTAATTTTGCCACTGGGGTCAGAGCACCAGTCCGTCCAATCTGAACTTGAATATTTTCAACCACCGTTGTCGCCTCTTCGGCTGGAAATTTATAAGCAATTGCTCCGCGTGGTGCTTTGCCAGCCACACCCAATTTTTTAAAAACTTGATTATCATTAACTAAAATAACCACCCCGTCGATTTCATACGGTAATCGATCGCGCATCTGAGCTATTTTTTTAAAATAATCAAAAACCTGATTTAAATCCTGACAATACTCACACAAATTATTTACATTAAAACCTAATTTTTTAGTTATAAAATGTTCTTGCTCGTGTGTTATTTGATCCAAATCAGTTTTCAGTGAATAAATAAAGCAACTCAAATCACGTTCAGCTGCTACCTGCGGATCTAATTGCCGAATCGACCCAGCTGCAACATTGCGCGGATTGGCAAAGGACTCTAAATCTTTTTCTTGACGTTGTTGATTAATTTTATAAAAATCTTTTTTTGAAACATATACTTCACCCCGCACTTCTAATTCCTGTTTTGAATTTAAATTGGCTAAAATTTGGTCTGCCAGTTTTTCGACTTTTTGCTCATGTAAATTGCGCGCTTGATATTTTTGTTGATAAATTTGATGATCAATTTTTTTTATTTTTAAAGGAATAGTTTTAATCGTTTTTAAATTTTGAGTTACATCTTCACCGATTTGCCCATTACCTCTGGTTGAACCTAATTCAAAAATACCATTTTTATAAATCAAAGAAATTGCCAAACCATCAATTTTTGGCTCACAATAAAAACCACCCTTAACCTCGTTTTTTAAATAATTTTCGGCACGTTGCAACCAGTCTTTAATTTCCTGTTCTGAAAAGGCATCATTAAAAGATAACATTGGCACTGGATGCTCAACTTTAACAAATTTTTCTAATGGCTGTCCTCCCACCCGTTGAGTTGGCGAATCTGGTGTGATCAACTCTGGATATTGTTTTTCTAAATTTTCTAACTCATGTTTTAACGAATCCCAAGCTGCATCAGAAATTTCAGGACGATCTAAAACATAATAAAGATAACGATGATGATCAATCGTTTTTCTTAATTTTTCAATTCTTTGTTGGGCTTGTTGTTTGTTCATAATTTTATTATATCAAAAAAGGAGCGTTTTGACACGCTCCTTTTTTTTGAAAAATATGCCTTAATATTTCTAATATATAACTCTCCATAAATAATATCCACTTGCATCTTTGGCACAAATCTCTAATGAATCTTTAACGCCTGGTTTACCTTGATTAAACCACAAACTTCCACGCTTATCTACATTACAAACTGGTCTAGGACTAACCGTATTTAATCTTATACCACCATTTACTTCTAATTTCTCATTTGGAGCTATTGTGCCTACTCCCACATCACCAGAATAAATTATGAAAGCATCTGATTGATTAATTTCTACGGGATCTTTTGAATAGCCCCAAACAAATGTCTCATTTGCATTAACTTGCATGTTTGTTCCTCCAACACAAGAATAATTACCTTTAATTGAATTACCATAACCACCTAAAATTACTGAATCCCAGCCGTCAATTGTATTACTTCCACCACCAAGAATCGAAGACATGTTACTTATTCCAGTAATACTATTGTTCGTGCCACCAGTAATTGTCGATTGTTGTCCATCTGCTATGTTATTTCTTCCCCCAGACACAACAGCTAAATTGTTAGCTGTATTATCTAGTCCACCGGCAATAACGCCACCGTGTCCGTAAGTAGTTATCGTATTGCCAGATCCGCCAGAGATTGTAGACAATTGTCCTTCAGCTTTATTATCATAACCACCAGAAATTGTAATGTCGCGCCAATCTGTATTGTTTCGGCCAGTCTCTGAACTACGACCCAAATTAACATGTGTATCTGTTCTAGAACCATTTAATGTGGTAGCTTGACGTGAAATAGCACCATTAATTTGTAAAATTCCATTTGGATTTTTAACTCCAATCCCCACTTTACCGTCATCATAATAAATATTCTCCCCGTCTTTTATCCAATAGCTTTCACCTCCTATTCCTCCACCCAAATCATCAAAACTACTCACGCAGTCGTCTCCGTTTTGACCAACACAAAATTGGTTGACTGCCCAAATTGTTTCATCAGCCTTAATATTGCCAGACGTTTGAACAACTTGTCCTGCCTTATTATATCCTTCTCCAATCATCACTCCCTTGCCTGGATCTGTAGTGTCTAAACCCTTAACCACCACACCCCTATTAATTGTCACATCCCAACCGCTATCTAATAAATTATCTCCAAAAGCCGAATTGAGATTTACAATCAACTTGTCAAGAATTGCTAAATCTGGCATTGGTTGAGCTAAAACTCTCTTTAATGACCACGCACTTCCTAATATTAAAATCATTACTACCAAACCAATGGCTGTCAATTTAATAATAGACTTATTTTTTTGCATAAAATTAAAATTATTTTTTAAATTATATTTATCTACATTATAACATATTAATTTTATAACAACAACAAAACCCCGCCGCTCGCGAGCGGCGGGGTTGATATTATATTTAACTATTATTGTTGAAAACAGTAGATACGGTTATTCACATAACAATCTGAGTTCACTACATAAGCCATTGTCCAAGAACTACCATTATTAGTCGATGTACCAGCGTCCCAATAATGATTGACTCCCGATGAAAAAACAACATCCCAATTCTCTCCGCACACTCCTAGAAGGTCATATCTTGCCACCTCCCCAAGCGTATTTGTGCCGGTAAAAACTCTACCCGATATAGAAACACCATCTTCGTTTATATCAATAGGTCTGTTTAAGTTACCATCTATTAAATCTGACCATCCCCCATAAGCTATTGTTCTAAGCGGAAATCCCGGTAAAACATAAGAAACATCATCTGATGCTTTAATAAAATTAAGAGCAGGAGAATAAATTTCTCCCCCAATTTTTCCACTTAACCACGCTTTATAAGTTACTCCCTCATAAGTATTAGTTGCTGAATTATAAGTTGGCTTAACTGAAGATGGTAAAACTGTAGAATTTTTTGCTAAATTATTACAAATTTTATCAGCAGCATCACGACCTACATATTCAATGTCATCTTGAATAACCCATATTCTTCCCTGGGTAGTCCCATTTGTCATACTTGATAATGTAATTTCATCGTCGGTTGGTGTTCCACCCGTAGCAAAGACATATTTTACACCACTTTCGTTACATAAACTTGTATTAAACGTACAATTTGGATTACAACTTAAGGTACCGCCACCATACCCCAAACTAGCACACGTTTCTGGGATAGCCACACCATCACAGTATTCACCCATTTCTACAATATTGTTGCCACAATCTGGTCCACCAGGACCAATCCATTCGGGCCATTCACTAATACAATTTTTATCACTACCCAAGCACAATTTTTCAACTGCCCAGATATCTTTATCAGCTTTTATATTTCCAGCCGTTTGCCCATTACCTTGCCCAATAATTACGCCAGGGTTAGTACCGTTTTTAATTACTATTCCATCTTGTACGCTTAAATCCCAACCTGCGTCAGGATTATTACCTCCAATTCCAAGACTTGTACCATCATTTAATAAGTTGCCAGCTGCTACCCAAGTTGTGCCGTTATATCTTAAAGTTTGATTATTACTTCCTGTAGGCAAACTAACCCCACCTTCATCATCAGCTGGCGCCCACTCCACACCATCCCATTTTAAAACCTGATTAATCGCTGGAGTTGAAGTAGCTAAGCTGCGCCCCTGTAATTCATCAGCATTCCATAGAGCTTGATCTTTTAAAGCGTTAATTTCTATACCATCAATATTTATACCAGTACCTGACTCGTAAGCAGTTCCCGTATTATCATCACTGGCACAATACCAAGCGTCTAAAGTAGTATTATATTTTAAAATTTGACCATTAGTTGCGCAATTTATAATCCCAAAATTATTACCAACCTTTTGTAATCCTTTGTTGGTTAAAACACCAAAAATCGTATCTGTATCTATATCGTCTACCCAACCCAATACACCCGTGCCCGTTACTTTCAAAACCTTGCCAACCGCTCCAATAGCCAACCTGGTTGGAATTCCGCTTGTTGAACCAAAAATAATATCACCCAAATTAGTCATTGGATTAGTCATCCCTCCACTGGCTGGAGTAACCCAACTAGCTAGACCGCTCGCGTCAGAAGTTAAAACCTTGCCCGTGCCAGGACTGCCTCCGGTGATTTTTACTTGACCGGCTACCTCTAATTTTGTGGCTGGGTTTTCCGTACCAAGACCCACATTGCCTGAGGTGTCAATCACAATATCATCAGTAGATCCATTGCGTCTAATTCTTAATTTTTCGTTTAAATCGTTCATGCCGATGAACCATTTTTCGGCCAAACCAGATCGATCCAATCTAAGACCTGTCCAAAGTTTGGTTGCACTATTATTAGCTAAACGAGCCATAGCTGTGCCTGTGGATAACAAATTTCGTATATCTAAAAGATAACCCGGATCAGTTAAACCACCTATACCTACATTTGTGCCGTTATTATATAAATTGCTATTAGCGATCCAATTCGTGCCATCATATCTTAAAGTTTGGCCACTAGCACCACTTGGCAAACCCGTACCCGCTATATCATCAGCTGGCGCCCACTCCACACCATCCCATTTTAAAACCTGGTTAATTGCTGGTGTAGAATTAGCTAAAGCTCTATCCTGTAACTTGTCAGCATTCCATATAGCTTGATCTTTTAAAGCATTAATCGTTGTTCCCACAAGACTGATACCAGTACCCGCACCATAATCTATTCCAGTGTTATCATCGCCAGCACAATACCATTCGTCGGATGAATTATATTTTAAAACTTGACCAATGGCACACTCTGGCAATCTCAGGACCACATCGCCGCTCGTTCCTCCGCCAGTCAATCCTGTGCCAGCAATAACACCCGTTATATCACCCTCACCACCACTTTCCGGCGTTGAACAAACTAAAATTCCATTATCATTTACACCAGAAACATATTGTCCACTTGGACAAGCACTGCCAATTTCTGTTTGATAAAGTCCATCGGTATATGAAGCGTTTAAACTCACAGTTGGCTGCGGCCCTCCCGAATTAGTTACTGTAATACCTGTGCCAGCTAAAACGTCTGTAATATCACCTTCGCCTAAACCAGCCGTTAAGTCGCTAAAGCTGCTCACGCAGTCTGTTCCATCTCCACCAACACAAAATTGCTCTTCAGCCCAAACCTTCTGATCTACCTTAAGATCGCCAGACCTCTGCCCTTCTCCCTCTCCAATCATTATTCCCCGCAAACCATTGCCTATGTAAATATTTGGTGTCGTTATTTTCCAAATTGTATTTGGCAGATGATCACCAAAAGCAGCTCCGAGCCTCACACTTAATTTATCTAAAATTACCAAAGCTGGTACCGCCTGAGCTGAAACGTTTTTTAAATTCCAAAGACTCAAAATCGATAAAGAAACCATAACTAAACATAAAGCTGAAATTCTAAAAATTGTTTTTTTATTCATAAAATTAAATTAATTTTAAAATATATTTATTTATTATATCTCAAATTTATCTTTCTTGCCATTCAGCTCCAGGATAACACAAAGTATTGGCTGGCCCCTGGCAAGTAAAAGTTAAAGATTCTAAGGTGTTATCGGCACTAATACAATAATAATAGTCAACACGTGGAATAATGTCTCTGTCAAAATAAACACACTCACCATTTTCACAATGGAAACTATCAGTTGTAAATTCACCGATCAGTTTACAATTAGCATCTTCTTCGCAACCCTCCATTGTACTTTTACAAGTTTCACAATAATCCGTATCAAATGTACGATAAACTTTGTAACTTGCGACATTTAAATCTTGCAACCAGTTTAATTTTATTTCTCCACAATGGTTATCATCAAAAAATACATTTTCTGGTGGCAAGGGTGGCCCCTCACATTCATTAGTTAAAACACTAACCCAACCCTCTATATTTTCTAAAAAATAATCATTTAGATTTGCTTCAACGCGATAACAATAATTGGTATTTTCGTTAACTAAATAATCCTGATAGTTAATTGATTCTAAATTTTCTATTAAAAGCTCTCCATCACCGCAACTTCCGCAGTCATCACTAATACAACGATAAATTGTATAATCATCAGCATAGCTTGAATCGTTCCACGTCAAAGACGTAGCTGAAACATCACCAACACAAATCGGACTAACCTCTAAATTAAAATCGCTTAACATGTTTAATTTTAATGGCAACCAACGAATCCATCCTGTTAAATCAGGGGCAAAGGCCTTATCTGCCATTTCATCTACCCCATCTAATGCTGTGCCATTTAATGAATTACCTAAAACACTATAACCATCAATTTCACTACGATATATTTTAGTTCCCCAACCTTCTCCACAAACATCCTGCCAGTTTGAATTTCCCCAACAGCCACTAAAAGTCACTCCATTACATTGGTCTGCTTGAAAAGCCACCCAACCGCAATCACCATAACCATCTATCCAATTCTCGTCATCTTTTATAATTAATTTTCCCCAACCTGAAAGTTTATAAACATTTTCTTCGTCAGTTTCTTCTGCTATTGCCCAAGCTGTTGTTTCGCCGGGAGGAGCTCCATAACCATCTTCAGTGCAAGTAGAGCCAAAACACATTCCAGTTGTCAATAAATTCCAAGCATTCCCAGTTACATTATACGGTCCATCACCAGACCAATCAACCTTAACCCCCATATCTATGGGGTAAAACACTTGTAATCCACTTTGGTCATTAAATGGATACGATGCATCTTCCCAGATTTCTACACCAGCGCCCTGATAAGTACAACTTAAGGCCAAAGTTGAATCTAGCCAATCAATATCTTCAAATATAACTCCCCACCCTCTCACATTGTGAGAGTCGGGATTGCAACCTTCAATCTGTGCATTAACCTTGATAGAATTAAAATTTTTAAAAATAAAAAAACAACTTATGCCTATAATCAAAATAGATATAATAAAAGCACCGATTATTTTTTTATTTTTAAATCTAGACATGATTAAATTTTAAAAACAATTTCTATCTTCTATATTATATCACTCTTTTGAAATAGAATAAATTAGTCTTCAAGATACTGAAAGCAATAGAGATGAAGTTGTTCTTTCCAGTCGTCATTAACACAGGGGAAACAATGATAATTTGGATATTTATTTTCACACCAACCTATTGCATCACCCGCGGCAGTACAGTCTACCCAATTTTTATCTTTTGAAGTAATTCTACCCCCAGTCGTTCCAGCTGGTATAGGACCACCAGTATGATAACTCCACGGATTCCATTCGTATTTGCTACCACAAAAAATTCCGCTATCAAATCCACTAATATTGATTGTGTCATATCCCTCAACTTTATTACCATTATATGACGTGCCCGTAGCAACATAGATATCCTCACTATTAATTATTACTCCATGCTCATTTTGATTAATTTCATGTTTTAAAATGTCATTTTCCGAATCACTAGTTGGAACTAATTGATAAAAATTATCAACTACAATAGTTTCATGATCCGGCAAACGGTATTCAAGCTCAGCGACCCTTGGATTATAAATTTCATCCTTGGCGTTTCTCCAAGGATCCGAAATCCAGGCTCGATATTGGCCAGGTAAATTAGCTGCCCTTGCTAAAGTTTGGCATTTATAATCTGCATCATCTACTCCCCTGTCTAAATTATCTCCGTCAAAATCTGGTTCTCCCCCAGTCTCTAAATAACCAACCATATATCTTTGACTTGTCACAAAAGTATATAAATACCGCCACTGACAAGTAAATGGATTGCAGTTGGCTGGAAAGGGCTTACCATCACACTGTTCGCCGTGATCAAGTTCACCATCACCACAATCTAATAATTCTGGATTAACTGCGCCATAAATCTGCCATTTTAAATTTTTAGTATTTAAAAGCCTTTCTGTACTTTGGTAAATTCCCCGAGTTCTAACACTCACACCAACAGCCAAATCGCTACTAGTGGCTTGAATAGAATATGTAATCTGATGTCCCATGTCATTAATAATTCTAATCTTGTGATAGTTATCTCTGTCTAAACCTATGGCAATTGTTTGCGGAAAGGTTTTATAAACATCATGCTGAACTATTTGCTGATCAGTTTTATTTATCGATACAACCACCATTGAACCGCCACTGCCACCAACCGTCAACCTATCGGGATAAATAATTCCTTCAATGTCTAAATCTAATTGATATGACTCTCTAGGTTGTAAAATTATCTCTAATGGCAGACTGACTGTTTCTAAATTATAATTTTCAAATTTATATTCTGCACCCGAATCTAATTCCCCCTCAAGACTTAAAGTATTAACATCTTCATACTCGTGATTAATTTTATTTAAAATAATTTCAGCCGCAGTTTCAGCCGCATAATAGGCCTTTTCAGAAGTACCAACCTTGCCGGTAATATTGAAAGTTTTAATTAAAATATCGCTAGCGACTAAAGCTGTGGCTAACATACCAGCTAAAATTAAAACTGCCAGTAATAAAGAGATACCATGTTGATTTTTAATTTTTTTAAATTTTAATTTCAGTTTTAACATAAAAATAAAAATTATTTCCTCTCAGTAAATCTCTGTGGGATAGTTTCTTGGACTAAAATTTCCGGCTCATTATTTTTAATTTGAACTCGCATGGAAATTGTCACTCGTGGCTGAAAAAAGTCCATTATCATCAGGCTTTTATTTACTGGTTGAATATAAAAATCTAAAGCTTCAATATTTAAATTTTCACTGCTTAAATTTGTAAAAACCGATGGCTCTTCGGGATCTTCAGGATCTTCAGGACAACTACTTTCATCACCAAAGGCCACTTGTAAAGTCTTATCTTTTAAGCGATAAACTAAACATTTATTTTCTTCATCAATTAAGGCTAATTCTTGAACCGAGCCACTCACACTTCCCCCATAATAATCATAATTAATTTCACTCATCCTAATTTTTTTTGTAAAGCTTTCCATAATATATTGTACTTCCTGTTGTAAAAGGGAAATCTCTTTTAAACTTTTATTGGTTTTCATACTCTGAATATAAATCCCCGAAACCGCCATAACTAACATAACTAATAAACCAGCCGAGACCACCATTTCGACTAAAGTAAAACCTTGTTGATTTTTAATTTCTTTTGGCTTAAAAATCTTAATTCTCATATTTAACTCTATGCCTATTTAATTTATTAATTATATAACTAATTTAACTATTTCCAATCAGTTAAAATCTCTTCCAATTCATAATTATATGTTTTACCGCGATCTTGCCATTGCACCCACGATTCTACTTTTCTTTGACGATTTGATTCTCCTGTCATCTCAGCGCTAATTGTAATCATCCGCCAAAAATTTGTTTCTGTGCCAGTATTAAAATGCGTAAAAAGTTGTGTTCCGCTTTCTTGGTATAATTTACAATCAACTATATTGCTGACTAAATTATCTAAATCATTATCATTATAATCAACTTTATATTTTCCAGCTGGTAAAAAATCAACCGTATCAGGATTCAACCAACGGCTATCGCGAATAGCTCGAGTAATTTCTAAACCCTCGCGCGCTAAATTAATCGCAACA belongs to Patescibacteria group bacterium and includes:
- the ligA gene encoding NAD-dependent DNA ligase LigA, with amino-acid sequence MNKQQAQQRIEKLRKTIDHHRYLYYVLDRPEISDAAWDSLKHELENLEKQYPELITPDSPTQRVGGQPLEKFVKVEHPVPMLSFNDAFSEQEIKDWLQRAENYLKNEVKGGFYCEPKIDGLAISLIYKNGIFELGSTRGNGQIGEDVTQNLKTIKTIPLKIKKIDHQIYQQKYQARNLHEQKVEKLADQILANLNSKQELEVRGEVYVSKKDFYKINQQRQEKDLESFANPRNVAAGSIRQLDPQVAAERDLSCFIYSLKTDLDQITHEQEHFITKKLGFNVNNLCEYCQDLNQVFDYFKKIAQMRDRLPYEIDGVVILVNDNQVFKKLGVAGKAPRGAIAYKFPAEEATTVVENIQVQIGRTGALTPVAKLKPVQVGGVMVSSATLHNMDEIERLDVRIGDTVIIQRAGDVIPDIVKVLVDFRTGHEKKFHMPKTCPFCDGQIIQPVGEVAYYCTNKNCFAIRQRELYHFVSRQAFDIDGLGPKIINQLMNVGLVRDAADIFNLTQGDLKPLERFAEKSADNLVQAIEKSKTISLARFIFALGIRHVGEETAIVLAQHFKKLNKIQQASLEELENLRDIGSVVAKSIYDYFNDDKNLDLIQRLINSGVKIQSPQEISKKLTGQTFVLTGSLPNLTRDEAKLKIRELGGNISSSVSSQTDFVIAGDNPGSKFDKAQELGVKILNEQDFLDLIKN
- a CDS encoding prepilin-type N-terminal cleavage/methylation domain-containing protein, which gives rise to MRIKIFKPKEIKNQQGFTLVEMVVSAGLLVMLVMAVSGIYIQSMKTNKSLKEISLLQQEVQYIMESFTKKIRMSEINYDYYGGSVSGSVQELALIDEENKCLVYRLKDKTLQVAFGDESSCPEDPEDPEEPSVFTNLSSENLNIEALDFYIQPVNKSLMIMDFFQPRVTISMRVQIKNNEPEILVQETIPQRFTERK